A window from Toxoplasma gondii ME49 chromosome IX, whole genome shotgun sequence encodes these proteins:
- a CDS encoding RER1 protein, putative (encoded by transcript TGME49_291300~Predicted trans-membrane domain (TMHMM2.0):43-66:131-154), translating into MMASTSAQEDLVSAPFSSRLFRSLSRLGSSYLDATTLYPKTRWLAFFLLLALYVVRVYMLAGFFVVTYGLGIYLLNLLIGFISPQIDPETDEFVLPVRESEEYRPFQRQLPEFKCWLAGTRAVLISVALTFFSVFDLPVFWPILLVYFILLFVLTMKEQIKRMIKYKYLPFSWGKQTYGDITRGKADRARGETQSWRGAAAAGVASAVSMGQEHLTTPYVLR; encoded by the coding sequence ATGATGGCCTCGACGTCTGCGCAGGAGGACCTGGTGTCTgctccgttttcctcgcggCTCTTTCGGTCCCTCTCTCGGCTCGGCTCTTCGTATCTGGACGCGACGACGCTGTATCCGAAGACGCGGTggctcgcgttcttcctcctgctgGCGCTGTATGTCGTGCGAGTGTATATGCTTgccggcttcttcgtcgtcaccTATGGGCTGGGGATCTACCTCCTGAATCTCCTGATCGGCTTCATCTCCCCGCAGATCGAcccagagacagacgagttCGTCCTCCCCGtccgagagagcgaagagtACCGTCCGTTCCAGCGGCAACTTCCGGAGTTCAAATGTTGGCTGGCTGGCACCCGCGCCGTGTTGATCTCCGTTGCgctcaccttcttctccgtcttcgaCTTGCCGGTCTTCTGGCCGATTCTCCTCGTCTACTtcattctcctcttcgttctaACCATGAAGGAGCAGATCAAACGCATGATCAAGTACAAGTACCTGCCCTTCTCCTGGGGCAAACAAACGTACGGAGACATCACGCGCGGAAAGGCCGACCGCGCGCgcggcgagacgcagagctgGCGCGGCGCCGCCGCTGCAGGCGTCGCCTCCGCCGTCTCCATGGGCCAAGAGCACTTGACTACTCCGTACGTTCTCCGATGA